From the Patagioenas fasciata isolate bPatFas1 chromosome Z, bPatFas1.hap1, whole genome shotgun sequence genome, one window contains:
- the SPAG8 gene encoding sperm-associated antigen 8 — MEEPLFSREIPTATDEVPQQMSLPTTELPTEALPAESNTVPPPEAGTDPSEVELPPSPAKLGTCTKEVPSVMVPVQPVSLQMLMEQPRRPVPRGSCLIRNWQEERATNHLDAIPEGEPASEGFTYRHGHRRLLVHQPVSQPTYSTTTKDTYRLPRRVLMLGRGLREAMLESTLYQKFRQACALMCYPPLEPYPEMGTLLWMPAQGMGDPRAEG, encoded by the exons ATGGAGGAACCCCTGTTCTCCAGGGAGATACCGACAGCCACAGACGAGGTACCCCAGCAGATGTCATTGCCAACGACTGAGTTGCCCACCGAGGCCCTGCCTGCTGAGTCCAACACGGTGCCACCTCCTGAGGCTGGGACAGATCCCAGTGAGGTCGAGCTGCCACCCTCCCCTGCAAAGCTGGGGACCTGTACCAAGGAGGTGCCCTCGGTCATGGTGCCGGTGCAGCCTGTCTCCCTGCAAATGCTGATGGAGCAGCCCAGACGGCCAGTGCCTCGAGGGAGCTGCTTGATCCGAAACTGGCAGGAGGAG AGAGCCACCAACCACCTGGATGCCATCCCAGAGGGTGAGCCAGCCAGCGAGGGCTTCACCTACCGGCACGGCCACCGCAGGCTGCTGGTCCACCAGCCTGTCTCCCAGCCCACCTACAGCACCACTACAAAGGATACCTACCGCCTGCCACGCAGGGTCCTGATGCTGGGACGAG GGCTGCGAGAGGCCATGCTGGAGTCCACGCTTTACCAGAAATTCAGGCAAGCCTGTGCTCTGATGTGCTACCCACCCCTGGAGCCATACCCTGAAATGGGGACCCTGCTGTGGATGCCTGCCCAGGGTatgggggaccccagagctgaggGGTAG